In the genome of Rhodothermales bacterium, one region contains:
- a CDS encoding transcriptional repressor has translation MPQLPQKQLDEVRTIFSAFLKRRNQRQTPERYAVLDEVYETDDHFDADELYIRLKQRGSSVSRATVYNTLELLIDCDLVVRHQFGSNQAKYERAYSYWQHDHLICMDCNELFEFCDPRLQGVQEMIADIFKFDIKHHSLNLYGHCRREQCPNKTV, from the coding sequence ATGCCCCAGCTTCCTCAGAAACAGCTTGATGAAGTGCGTACGATCTTCAGCGCATTTCTGAAGCGCCGGAACCAGCGTCAGACGCCTGAGCGATACGCCGTTCTGGACGAGGTGTATGAGACTGACGACCATTTCGATGCTGATGAGCTCTACATCAGGCTGAAACAGCGGGGATCGAGCGTTAGCCGCGCGACCGTTTATAACACGCTGGAGCTACTGATCGACTGCGACCTGGTCGTGCGCCACCAGTTTGGTTCGAACCAGGCAAAGTATGAACGAGCTTACAGCTACTGGCAACATGATCATCTTATTTGTATGGATTGTAATGAGCTCTTCGAGTTCTGCGATCCGCGATTACAGGGCGTTCAAGAGATGATTGCCGACATTTTCAAGTTTGACATCAAACACCACTCGCTGAATCTATACGGTCATTGCCGTCGGGAGCAATGCCCGAATAAAACCGTCTAA
- the pyrR gene encoding bifunctional pyr operon transcriptional regulator/uracil phosphoribosyltransferase PyrR: MPRTLILSGERVRRTINRLAFEVIEHNRGVENLVIVGVRSGGTGLAEALAAHIHHNEGHAVRVEHLDVTEYRDDRDRTVPRPAPLARPATIDDRDVLLVDDVLFTGRTARAALDAIVHLGRPRSIQLLVLIDRGHREYPIQANFVGRTIQTKHIEQVVVDAGDSFAVYIAE; this comes from the coding sequence ATGCCTCGAACCCTGATTTTGTCTGGAGAACGCGTCCGCAGGACGATCAATCGACTGGCTTTCGAAGTAATAGAGCATAATCGGGGAGTGGAAAATCTGGTCATTGTGGGGGTCCGCAGCGGAGGAACCGGTCTTGCCGAGGCGCTCGCCGCGCACATTCATCACAATGAAGGGCATGCCGTACGTGTGGAGCACCTTGATGTAACCGAATACAGAGACGATCGGGATCGTACCGTCCCTCGCCCTGCACCGCTGGCCAGGCCGGCCACGATCGATGATCGGGATGTGTTGCTGGTTGACGACGTACTCTTTACGGGCCGCACAGCGCGTGCAGCGCTGGACGCCATCGTACATCTAGGTCGCCCGCGCTCCATCCAGCTTCTTGTACTGATCGACCGCGGGCATCGCGAGTACCCTATTCAGGCTAATTTTGTGGGGCGGACCATCCAAACGAAGCACATCGAACAGGTCGTTGTGGACGCAGGTGATAGTTTTGCAGTCTACATAGCGGAATAA
- a CDS encoding PASTA domain-containing protein, with amino-acid sequence MPDIKLHPLLERSWLFLKDLLSNPYFGIGMLGLGLFIGTGYIVFDKLIMPNSVGHRDTILVPDVSEMPVEQAEATLRQLNLQARVESSRFNPKLPRDVVVDQSPRPNRTVKPGRRIYLTINSGSTPRVTVPDVEGISQVEALNRLAAAGLRAEPSDIQPDSIPHPHRGTITRQFPPDGTVLEEGSRVRLWYSTGLGDQFVAVPDLQGLTVREARQLLLARRLRSVVMGAPDDEATASLPVVKQGYPAGTRLKEGHEIRLFVQIDPVDDN; translated from the coding sequence ATGCCCGATATCAAGCTTCATCCGCTTCTTGAACGTTCCTGGTTATTCTTAAAGGATCTCCTGAGCAACCCGTATTTTGGAATCGGTATGCTTGGCCTCGGCCTCTTTATTGGAACCGGTTATATTGTCTTCGACAAGCTAATCATGCCGAACAGTGTCGGGCATAGAGACACGATTCTCGTACCCGACGTAAGCGAGATGCCCGTGGAACAGGCAGAGGCGACACTGAGGCAGCTCAATCTGCAGGCCCGTGTTGAGTCGAGCCGGTTCAACCCCAAGCTGCCTCGCGATGTGGTGGTCGACCAGAGCCCCCGTCCGAATCGAACCGTCAAGCCGGGCCGGCGGATCTACCTTACTATTAATAGTGGCTCCACGCCGCGCGTGACAGTCCCGGACGTGGAAGGGATCTCACAGGTCGAAGCCTTGAATCGGCTCGCGGCGGCCGGGCTGCGCGCCGAGCCATCCGATATCCAACCAGACTCCATTCCTCACCCTCATCGGGGTACAATTACACGTCAGTTTCCCCCCGATGGCACAGTCCTCGAAGAAGGGTCCCGAGTCCGTCTGTGGTATAGCACGGGTCTCGGCGACCAGTTTGTCGCTGTGCCCGACCTTCAGGGGCTCACGGTCCGTGAGGCCCGTCAACTGCTGCTAGCGCGCCGATTGCGCTCCGTCGTAATGGGTGCTCCAGACGATGAGGCCACGGCCTCGCTACCCGTCGTCAAACAGGGTTATCCCGCAGGGACGCGGCTCAAGGAAGGCCATGAGATACGGCTGTTTGTACAGATCGACCCAGTTGATGACAACTGA